In the genome of Metabacillus litoralis, the window TGGGTCAATCGCAATAATATAAGCACCATTTTCTTTTGCTTTTTCAAAATAAGGCATGATCGTTGGCTGGCATTCAGCAATATTTGTTCCTGCCAAGATTATCACTCGAGTAAACGGTACCTCTTGTAATGAGTTGGTAAGACCTCGATCTAACCCAAATGTTTGATTGGCTGCAGTAGCTGCTGCTGACATACAAAGACGGCCATTGTAATCAATATATGGCGTTTTTAGTGCTACCCTTGCAAATTTCCCTAGCAGATAGGCTTCTTCATTTGTGATCGATGCACTCCCATAAATCGACAAAGCCTCATGTCCATCCACTGCTTGGATTTCCTCAAACTGCTTTTTAATATGTTGAAGGGCTTCGTCCCATGTAATTCGAACAAATTCTCCATCCACTTTCAGTAATGGATGCAATATTCGATCCTGATGGAACGGATGCTGATGGGCATTCATTCCTTTAATACATAATCTTCCTTGTGAGGTTGGGTTATCTTTCCCTATTGTTTTATACGTTTTTCTTGATACGATCGACTGCTCAATCAATTGCATTTTACATTGCATACTGCAAAATGGACATTGAGTATCATATACTTTTTCCGTTTGGACCTCTTGTTGCTTTGTCCTGAAATACTTTAATAATAAATCGGTCAAGGCACATCCATCCTTTTTTCAATTAATCTTTAAAACTAGTTAAATTTTTTCTACATTTATCATCATTTCAGCTTCAAGTCTCTCTACTAACTGATTACAAAGAGTTTCTTCAAATAACACTTCTCTTATATGAATGATTCCAACACGATTGATCCATTCGCTTATGTTTTCTAAATAGTTGGCTGTTTCCCGATAATATTGGACAAACCCACAGGTTAATCTTTTAGCTTCATCATGATCACTTGCGATGCTAAATAACTCACCTTGCTGTAGTTGTGGAAAGCAGCTTCCTCCAACATACATTTCAAAGCCTCTTTCAACCCCAACTAAGTGAATATCATTTGTCCTCATTTCCAAGTCATGATGCTTACATGGAGACACACTTAACTTAATCTCATGTGGTGTTAAGATCAATTCCATTTCCTTTTCTAGTTGAATGGAGAGTTGTAATGATACTCCTGTATGACACTGACATTTTTTTTCACTGTAGTAGGTGTTCACATGATGGATTGTATGAATGTTCACCGGACGTAAACGTATTCCTATGTCTGTACATACAGCTCCGATATCTTCTTGCTTAATTCCTTTTAATTGGAATCGTTGTTCAGTTGTTAGACCAACGTCTGTTAGTTGATATTTCTCCATAACAGCTGCAATGTTTCGTAATAGCTTCGCTGATACTTTTCCTCCATATGTTTGTGGGATAATGGAATAAGTTCCATCACTCATGTGCTGTGCTTTTAAGTTATCATCATTCATATAGAAGAATTGATTTTTTTCTGCATAGTCTGGGTAAATCATGGCTAAATAATATTGAATTGCTGGTACACAGCCCGCACATCCTTCTAAAGAAAGCCAGTTTAACTGGGTAAAAACATCTTGTAATGAAGAAAGATTTTTTTGTTGAATTTGTAAAACTACTTCATCTTCTGTAAGTGTTGTACAAGTACATAATGACTTTCTTTCAAACAATTCATCACATTCGTCACTTTGAATGTAATCTAACAAATCTGACAAGAGTAGTTTACAGCCACCACATGAACTGGATGCTTTTGTACATTGCTTTACTTCCTGAACGGTTGTTAATTCATTCTGCTGAACAGCTTCAATAATTGACCCTTTTGTCACACCATTGCAGTTGCAGATGATTTCACTTTGTTTCATTGCTTTGATGCTAGAAGAATCTTTATCAGCTGCTTGAAGGAGCTGCCTCTTCTCTTCATCACTTACATGCCTTCTTTTTACAATCAGATCGAGGAGCTTTGACTGATTTTTTGTTTCTCCATATAATACAGCTCCAACGATAATATCACCGCGAAGAACAATTTTTTTATAAACAGAATGTATTTCATTTAACATAGTTAACGATTTAGTTGAGGAATCCTCCGTAAAATCCCCAACAGAAAAAAGATCCACCCCGGGCACCTTTAAGCTAGTTGATAAAACAGATCCTTCATATCCTTGAGGGTTTAACTGACAAAGATGTTTTGCTAAAACTTGCCCCTGTTCATAAAGCGGTTTTACTAAACCATAGACAATCCCGTTATGCTCAACACATTCACCAACTGCGTAAATATCACTAACACTTGTTTCCATAAAATCATTCACAATAATTCCCCGGTTTGTTGTGATTCCACTTTTCTTCGCTAAAACAGAATTAGGGATAACACCTACAGACATCACAACTAAATCAGCTTCTACAGAAGTACCGTCGGTAAATGTTAATTCGTTCACTCGTTTATCTCCTATTATCTGTTCGGTGACTTTTCCTAAAATAAATTCAATTCCTTGTTGCTCTAACTGATGCTGAAGCATTTTTGACGAGACCGAATCAAGCTGACGCTGCATGAGGTACTCTGTATTGTGAATAACCTTTACATTTAGCCCTAGATTTACCAAGCCTCTTGCGGCCTCTAGCCCTAATACTCCTCCACCAATTACGACTGCATTTTTATAGTGTTTTGCAGCCTCTAAAATATTTTTACAGTCCTCAATCGTACGAAATGTCACAACTCCCTCTTTTTCAACCCCTGGTATCGGAAGTACAAAAGGTGATGATCCAGTGGCTAGAATTAGTTTGTCATAAGAAATGGCATGATTTTTATCCGTTATAACCATCTTCTTTTCCGTATCAATTTCTGTTGCTGTTTCTCCGGAAAACAGGGTAATATCATTCTCCTCATACCATATAGCATCATTAATCGTGATATCTTGAAACCTTGCTTCTCCTTGTAGAACAGAAGATAATAAAATCCGATTATAATTATGGTGGGGTTCACTGCCAATGATGGAGATGGTATATAGCTCTGGATTATGCTTTAAAATTTCTTCAACACAGCGAACACCTGCCATTCCGTTACCGATTACCACTAATTTCTGCTTCATGTTCACCCTCCAGCAAATATTCTCTGACTTTTAACATAAAAACATTATTTCATATATTAGTTAAATTCTAACTATTTACGTTAGATTTCCTCACACAAATTCTGAGTTTCTACTATATGGATTTTTGGAGTAATAAAGAAATATCTTAAATAAATATTTCCATGTCATATTTATTTACAAGTATCTTTCCTACTTCTTTTTTGCCAAATATAATAGCACCATGAAATAAGTCAGAAAATTTGAATAAGTACAAAAAACAAATCTAGGACATTTGGAAGGAGATTTAACATGAAACTATCGGATTTAAAAACTAGTGGTCACCCGAAAACACTTTTTTCCTCGTTTCTGTATTTTGATGTTAGCTTTATGATTTGGGTTATGCTTGGCGCACTTGGGGTGTTTATTACACAGGATTTTGGGCTTTCTCCATCACAAAAAGGATTGATTGTTGCAATTCCAATTCTTGCAGGTTCATTTTTTCGAATTGTTTTAGGAATTTTAACAGATCGGTTTGGTCCGAAGAAGACTGCTACTTTAGGAATGTCAATTACAGCTATTCCATTGCTTTGGGGTTTACTTGCCGGAAATACAATGCCAGAACTATTTATGATTGGGATATTGTTGGGGGTAGCAGGGGCCAGCTTTGCCGTTGCCTTACCAATGGCAAGTAGATGGTACCCTCCACATTTGCAAGGGTTGGCAATGGGAATTGCAGGAGCAGGTAACAGTGGTACATTATTTGCTACTTTATTTGGTCCTCGTTTGGCAGAACAGTTCGGTTGGCATGTGACGATGGGGTTTGCACTCATTCCGCTTTTCATTACATTCATCATTTTTATGATTTTAGCGAAGGATGCTCCTTCACAACCAGCTCCTCAGCCTTTAGCTAATTACTTTAAAGTATTTGCTCATAAAGACACATGGTTTTTCTGCATTTTGTACAGCGTCACATTCGGTGGGTTTGTAGGATTATCTAGCTTTCTCAGTATGTTTTTCGTTGATGAATACAAATTAACGTCCGTTCAAGCTGGGGATTTCGTTACTTTATGTGTTGCCGCAGGTAGCTTTTTCCGTCCTGTTGGTGGACTTATTTCAGATAAAATCGGTGGAGTAAAGGTGTTATCCTTCCTTTTCATCGGTGTTGCTGTTTGTATGCTTGGTGTTAGTCAATTACCCCCTTTATTTGCCATCACTGCCTTACTTTTTGTAGGAATGATGTGCTTAGGAATGGGAAATGGCGCTGTATTTCAACTAGTTCCACAACGCTTTCAAAAAGAAATTGGCATGATCACAGGTATTGTTGGAGCTGCCGGAGGAATTGGAGGCTTCTTTTTACCTAATATTTTAGGGACATTGAAGGAATTAACAGGCTCTTACGCTTCAGGGTTTATTACCTTCTCGATTATTGCCTTAGTTGCATTTTCCGTTTTATTATTTGCGAGTTATTCTTGGAAGAAGACGTGGAATGTGAAAAGTAGTGCTGTAAAGATATAAAATGAAGCTTCCTATTTTGGGCTGACTATAGCGTAATAAAGGCTGTTAAGATGATTTCTTAACAGCCTACATTTTTTTATGATAACACAGCTTGTTTTTCTTCCACTAGGGTTAATAAGCGATTTTTTAATTCATCTGTATTCATTTGTTTACGGGCAACATTTGTATCCATTGCTGCCTTTGCAACAGCTGATGCAACGTATGCAACTACTCTTCGGTCAAATGGATCCGGTATTACGTAATCGCTCGTTAAATCTCGTTCTGATATTAACTCAGCAATTGCATACACAGCTGCGAGCTTCATTTCTTCATTAATTTCTTTTGCTTGAACATCTAGTGCACCACGGAAAATGCCAGGGAATGCAAGAACATTGTTCACTTGGTTAGGAAAATCAGAACGTCCTGTTCCCACAACAAGTGCACCTGCTTCTTTCGCTTCATTCGGCATAATCTCCGGTACAGGGTTCGCCATTGCAAAAATGATTGGATCTTGGTTCATCGAAGCAACCATTTCCTTCGTAACAGCTCCTGCAACAGATACACCAACAAATACGTCTGCTCCTTTAA includes:
- the nirB gene encoding nitrite reductase large subunit NirB — translated: MKQKLVVIGNGMAGVRCVEEILKHNPELYTISIIGSEPHHNYNRILLSSVLQGEARFQDITINDAIWYEENDITLFSGETATEIDTEKKMVITDKNHAISYDKLILATGSSPFVLPIPGVEKEGVVTFRTIEDCKNILEAAKHYKNAVVIGGGVLGLEAARGLVNLGLNVKVIHNTEYLMQRQLDSVSSKMLQHQLEQQGIEFILGKVTEQIIGDKRVNELTFTDGTSVEADLVVMSVGVIPNSVLAKKSGITTNRGIIVNDFMETSVSDIYAVGECVEHNGIVYGLVKPLYEQGQVLAKHLCQLNPQGYEGSVLSTSLKVPGVDLFSVGDFTEDSSTKSLTMLNEIHSVYKKIVLRGDIIVGAVLYGETKNQSKLLDLIVKRRHVSDEEKRQLLQAADKDSSSIKAMKQSEIICNCNGVTKGSIIEAVQQNELTTVQEVKQCTKASSSCGGCKLLLSDLLDYIQSDECDELFERKSLCTCTTLTEDEVVLQIQQKNLSSLQDVFTQLNWLSLEGCAGCVPAIQYYLAMIYPDYAEKNQFFYMNDDNLKAQHMSDGTYSIIPQTYGGKVSAKLLRNIAAVMEKYQLTDVGLTTEQRFQLKGIKQEDIGAVCTDIGIRLRPVNIHTIHHVNTYYSEKKCQCHTGVSLQLSIQLEKEMELILTPHEIKLSVSPCKHHDLEMRTNDIHLVGVERGFEMYVGGSCFPQLQQGELFSIASDHDEAKRLTCGFVQYYRETANYLENISEWINRVGIIHIREVLFEETLCNQLVERLEAEMMINVEKI
- a CDS encoding MFS transporter, yielding MKLSDLKTSGHPKTLFSSFLYFDVSFMIWVMLGALGVFITQDFGLSPSQKGLIVAIPILAGSFFRIVLGILTDRFGPKKTATLGMSITAIPLLWGLLAGNTMPELFMIGILLGVAGASFAVALPMASRWYPPHLQGLAMGIAGAGNSGTLFATLFGPRLAEQFGWHVTMGFALIPLFITFIIFMILAKDAPSQPAPQPLANYFKVFAHKDTWFFCILYSVTFGGFVGLSSFLSMFFVDEYKLTSVQAGDFVTLCVAAGSFFRPVGGLISDKIGGVKVLSFLFIGVAVCMLGVSQLPPLFAITALLFVGMMCLGMGNGAVFQLVPQRFQKEIGMITGIVGAAGGIGGFFLPNILGTLKELTGSYASGFITFSIIALVAFSVLLFASYSWKKTWNVKSSAVKI